One Oryza glaberrima chromosome 11, OglaRS2, whole genome shotgun sequence genomic region harbors:
- the LOC127755938 gene encoding disease resistance protein PIK6-NP-like isoform X2 yields the protein MELVVGASEATMRSLLGKLGNLLAQEYALISGVRGDIQYINDELASMQAFLRDLSVLPEGHYHDNRSKDWMKQIRDIAYDVEDCIDDFAHRLPQDSISDAKCSFLVTKMYELLTWWPRRDIASRIAELKVRAQQIADRRNRYGVNNPELHCDSSNRPRARSAAQDIAEYQVTKLQIIGIKEPVAMKTVMEDLEKWLTEPRPDNGRAVLSIVGFGGVGKTTIAMALYRKVSGKFGCRASVAVSQNYDQDAVLRSILNQVSNQEEAGSSTESSRDTTASREENTAEPGTKSTFIKLKKAPSLSLLGRNDDKTPVRQQETMDYVQLRQELKRRLGEKRYILLIDDIWSANTWLDVVIPFLPDEANNNSRIIVTTRFHAVGSTCSRGHKNVEATSSPRPGNNRVHKNVEATSSPRPGNDRVHKNVEATSSPRPGNDRVHKNVEATSSPRPGNNRVHTVDFLSDDESQNLFNASIPDSMKSADRDKELSSICGGLPLAIVTMAGLVACNPNKTDCDWSKLCKSLFPDPVTTLNLDGVTRILDCCYNDLPADIKTCLLYLSIFPKGWKISRKHLARRWIAEGFATEKQGLTEEEVAESYFNQLTRRNLIRPVEHGSNGKVKAFQVHDMVLEYIMSKSIEENFITVVGGQWQVTAPSNKVRRLSMQSSGSKNGNSTKGLNLAQVRSLTVFGNLNHVPFRSFNYGIIHVLDLEGWKGLKERHMTEICQMLVLKYLSIRRTEIAKIPSKIEKLEYLETLDIRETDVKELPKSVGQLKRIHSILGGNKKTREGLSLLQEKGNKTIKNPLPQGKTKEPAKKGFLSQEKSKGIMKSLHVLSGIEIDEKSAAVATSLHQLTGLRKLAIYKLNIEWGSEVFQELRSSIEYLGSCGLQTLAINDENSNFIDSLDDMSAPPRYLIALELSGMLYRLPEWITSITTLNKLTISITVLMTKTLEILRSLPSLFSLTFAFSLSAAKQDLDKIKDILENNKLATDGEIVIPAEGFKSLKLLRFFAPFVPKLSFSDKNAMPALEIIEMRFKDFEGLFGIEILENLRGVHLKVSDGAEAITNFLASDLKDNTEKPKVFVDGIVTA from the exons ATGGAGTTGGTGGTAGGTGCTTCGGAAGCCACCATGAGATCTCTCCTGGGCAAGCTGGGCAACCTTCTTGCCCAGGAGTATGCTCTCATCAGCGGCGTCCGTGGTGACATCCAGTACATCAATGACGAGCTTGCCAGCATGCAGGCCTTCCTCCGTGACCTCAGCGTTTTGCCGGAGGGTCACTACCATGACAACCGGAGTAAGGACTGGATGAAGCAGATCCGAGACATCGCCTATGACGTTGAGGACTGCATCGATGACTTTGCCCACCGGCTCCCCCAGGATTCAATCAGCGACGCCAAATGCTCCTTCCTAGTCACGAAAATGTATGAACTCTTGACATGGTGGCCTCGTCGTGATATTGCTTCGAGAATTGCTGAACTCAAGGTACGGGCGCAACAGATCGCGGATCGGCGCAACAGATATGGAGTGAACAACCCAGAACTGCACTGTGACAGCAGCAACAGGCCCAGAGCCCGTTCTGCGGCTCAAGACATTGCTGAGTATCAGGTCACAAAACTTCAGATCATCGGTATAAAGGAGCCTGTGGCGATGAAGACTGTCATGGAAGACCTTGAGAAGTGGTTAACCGAACCTCGACCTGATAACGGGCGAGCTGTTCTGTCCATTGTCGGTTTCGGTGGTGTGGGGAAGACCACCATTGCCATGGCTTTGTACAGAAAAGTCAGTGGTAAATTTGGCTGCCGGGCGTCAGTAGCTGTGTCTCAGAACTATGACCAAGATGCAGTCCTCAGGAGTATTCTGAATCAAGTCAGCAACCAGGAGGAGGCCGGTAGCAGCACAGAAAGTAGTAGAGATACCACAGCAAGTAGAGAGGAGAACACTGCTGAGCCAGGCACTAAAAGCACGTTTATCAAATTGAAGAAAGCCCCATCACTGTCACTGCTCGGAAGAAATGATGATAAGACACCGGTCAGGCAGCAGGAAACAATGGACTATGTTCAGCTTCGCCAAGAACTGAAACGGCGCCTGGGCGAAAAGAG ATATATCCTCTTGATTGATGACATTTGGTCTGCCAATACATGGTTGGATGTCGTCATACCGTTTTTGCCGGATGAAGCTAATAACAACAGCAGAATAATAGTGACTACAAGATTTCATGCTGTTGGTTCCACATGCTCCCGTGGACATAAAAATGTTGAGGCCACATCCTCCCCTAGACCTGGAAATAATCGTGTGCATAAAAATGTTGAGGCCACATCCTCCCCTAGACCTGGAAATGATCGTGTGCATAAAAATGTTGAGGCCACATCCTCCCCTAGACCTGGAAATGATCGTGTGCATAAAAATGTTGAGGCCACATCCTCCCCTAGACCTGGAAATAATCGTGTGCATACTGTTGATTTTCTCAGCGATGACGAGTCCCAAAACTTATTTAATGCAAGCATTCCTGATTCAATGAAAAGTGCAGATAGAGACAAGGAGTTATCGAGCATATGTGGGGGATTACCTTTGGCCATTGTCACCATGGCTGGTCTTGTCGCCTGCAACCCAAACAAGACCGACTGCGATTGGAGTAAACTTTGCAAATCATTATTTCCAGATCCAGTAACTACTCTTAACCTGGATGGGGTTACGAGGATACTGGATTGTTGTTACAATGATTTGCCTGCAGATATCAAGACCTGCTTATTGTACTTGAGTATATTTCCAAAGGGTTGGAAAATTAGTAGGAAGCATTTGGCCCGGCGATGGATTGCTGAAGGTTTTGCTACTGAGAAGCAAGGGCTAACCGAGGAGGAAGTTGCAGAGTCATACTTTAATCAGCTCACAAGAAGGAACTTAATACGTCCTGTGGAGCATGGCAGCAATGGGAAGGTAAAAGCCTTTCAAGTTCATGACATGGTTCTTGAATACATCATGTCCAAGTCAATCGAAGAGAATTTTATTACTGTGGTTGGTGGACAGTGGCAGGTGACTGCACCAAGCAATAAAGTCCGTCGACTGTCGATGCAAAGCAGTGGATCCAAGAATGGAAATTCAACAAAAGGCCTGAACTTGGCTCAAGTGCGATCACTGACAGTGTTTGGGAACCTGAACCATGTGCCATTCCGTTCATTCAACTATGGGATAATACATGTGCTGGATCTTGAGGGTTGGAAGGGTTTGAAAGAGAGACATATGACAGAGATATGTCAAATGCTTGTACTCAAGTATTTGAGCATCCGGCGGACAGAAATTGCCAAAATTCCCTCCAAGATCGAGAAACTCGAGTATTTGGAAACTCTTGACATAAGGGAGACAGACGTCAAGGAGCTGCCTAAGTCTGTAGGCCAGCTAAAACGGATCCATAGTATACTTGGAGGGAACAAAAAAACACGGGAGGGGCTGAGCTTGcttcaagaaaaaggaaataagaCAATTAAAAACCCGTTGCCTCAAGGTAAAACAAAGGAGCCTGCAAAGAAAGGATTCTTGTCCCAAGAAAAAAGTAAAGGCATAATGAAGTCACTCCATGTGCTGTCAGGGATTGAGATCGATGAGAAATCAGCAGCTGTAGCTACAAGCCTTCATCAGTTGACAGGACTAAGGAAGCTTGCCATATACAAGCTCAACATAGAATGGGGAAGTGAAGTATTCCAAGAATTACGCTCCTCTATTGAGTACCTTGGCAGCTGCGGCCTGCAGACTCTGGCCATCAATGATGAGAATTCTAACTTTATCGACTCATTGGACGACATGTCCGCACCTCCAAGATATCTCATCGCCCTTGAGCTGTCCGGCATGTTGTACAGGCTACCCGAGTGGATCACCAGCATTACTACTCTCAACAAGTTAACCATATCTATAACAGTTCTTATGACTAAAACTTTGGAGATCCTCCGCAGTTTACCTTCATTGTTTTCCCTCACCTTCGCCTTTTCACTTAGTGCAGCGAAGCAGGATCTGGACAAAATAAAGGACATCCTTGAGAACAATAAATTGGCCACTGATGGGGAAATCGTCATTCCAGCTGAAGGATTCAAGAGTCTTAAGCTGCTTCGTTTCTTTGCACCTTTCGTGCCGAAGCTCAGCTTTTCGGACAAGAATGCAATGCCAGCACTCGAAATCATTGAAATGCGGTTTAAAGACTTCGAGGGTCTATTCGGCATCGAAATACTTGAAAATCTCCGTGGGGTGCATCTCAAAGTTAGCGATGGGGCAGAAGCAATAACCAATTTCCTAGCAAGTGATTTGAAGGATAATACTGAGAAACCAAAGGTATTTGTTGATGGCATCGTCACTGCATGA
- the LOC127755938 gene encoding disease resistance protein PIK6-NP-like isoform X1, with the protein MSIHSLYGWFLFSFFSFSLGRPRKLSAGVQCLISTYCVCLTHTLQCLQELTIAAKSTEDKMELVVGASEATMRSLLGKLGNLLAQEYALISGVRGDIQYINDELASMQAFLRDLSVLPEGHYHDNRSKDWMKQIRDIAYDVEDCIDDFAHRLPQDSISDAKCSFLVTKMYELLTWWPRRDIASRIAELKVRAQQIADRRNRYGVNNPELHCDSSNRPRARSAAQDIAEYQVTKLQIIGIKEPVAMKTVMEDLEKWLTEPRPDNGRAVLSIVGFGGVGKTTIAMALYRKVSGKFGCRASVAVSQNYDQDAVLRSILNQVSNQEEAGSSTESSRDTTASREENTAEPGTKSTFIKLKKAPSLSLLGRNDDKTPVRQQETMDYVQLRQELKRRLGEKRYILLIDDIWSANTWLDVVIPFLPDEANNNSRIIVTTRFHAVGSTCSRGHKNVEATSSPRPGNNRVHKNVEATSSPRPGNDRVHKNVEATSSPRPGNDRVHKNVEATSSPRPGNNRVHTVDFLSDDESQNLFNASIPDSMKSADRDKELSSICGGLPLAIVTMAGLVACNPNKTDCDWSKLCKSLFPDPVTTLNLDGVTRILDCCYNDLPADIKTCLLYLSIFPKGWKISRKHLARRWIAEGFATEKQGLTEEEVAESYFNQLTRRNLIRPVEHGSNGKVKAFQVHDMVLEYIMSKSIEENFITVVGGQWQVTAPSNKVRRLSMQSSGSKNGNSTKGLNLAQVRSLTVFGNLNHVPFRSFNYGIIHVLDLEGWKGLKERHMTEICQMLVLKYLSIRRTEIAKIPSKIEKLEYLETLDIRETDVKELPKSVGQLKRIHSILGGNKKTREGLSLLQEKGNKTIKNPLPQGKTKEPAKKGFLSQEKSKGIMKSLHVLSGIEIDEKSAAVATSLHQLTGLRKLAIYKLNIEWGSEVFQELRSSIEYLGSCGLQTLAINDENSNFIDSLDDMSAPPRYLIALELSGMLYRLPEWITSITTLNKLTISITVLMTKTLEILRSLPSLFSLTFAFSLSAAKQDLDKIKDILENNKLATDGEIVIPAEGFKSLKLLRFFAPFVPKLSFSDKNAMPALEIIEMRFKDFEGLFGIEILENLRGVHLKVSDGAEAITNFLASDLKDNTEKPKVFVDGIVTA; encoded by the exons ATGAGTATTCATTCACTGtatggttggtttttgttttcatttttctccttttccctgGGCAGGCCAAGGAAACTCTCAGCTGGGGTTCAGTGCTTGATCTCAACGTACTGTGTATGTCTCACTCACACTCTCCAGTGCTTGCAAGAGCTGACAATTGCAGCGAAGAGTACAGAAGACAAGATGGAGTTGGTGGTAGGTGCTTCGGAAGCCACCATGAGATCTCTCCTGGGCAAGCTGGGCAACCTTCTTGCCCAGGAGTATGCTCTCATCAGCGGCGTCCGTGGTGACATCCAGTACATCAATGACGAGCTTGCCAGCATGCAGGCCTTCCTCCGTGACCTCAGCGTTTTGCCGGAGGGTCACTACCATGACAACCGGAGTAAGGACTGGATGAAGCAGATCCGAGACATCGCCTATGACGTTGAGGACTGCATCGATGACTTTGCCCACCGGCTCCCCCAGGATTCAATCAGCGACGCCAAATGCTCCTTCCTAGTCACGAAAATGTATGAACTCTTGACATGGTGGCCTCGTCGTGATATTGCTTCGAGAATTGCTGAACTCAAGGTACGGGCGCAACAGATCGCGGATCGGCGCAACAGATATGGAGTGAACAACCCAGAACTGCACTGTGACAGCAGCAACAGGCCCAGAGCCCGTTCTGCGGCTCAAGACATTGCTGAGTATCAGGTCACAAAACTTCAGATCATCGGTATAAAGGAGCCTGTGGCGATGAAGACTGTCATGGAAGACCTTGAGAAGTGGTTAACCGAACCTCGACCTGATAACGGGCGAGCTGTTCTGTCCATTGTCGGTTTCGGTGGTGTGGGGAAGACCACCATTGCCATGGCTTTGTACAGAAAAGTCAGTGGTAAATTTGGCTGCCGGGCGTCAGTAGCTGTGTCTCAGAACTATGACCAAGATGCAGTCCTCAGGAGTATTCTGAATCAAGTCAGCAACCAGGAGGAGGCCGGTAGCAGCACAGAAAGTAGTAGAGATACCACAGCAAGTAGAGAGGAGAACACTGCTGAGCCAGGCACTAAAAGCACGTTTATCAAATTGAAGAAAGCCCCATCACTGTCACTGCTCGGAAGAAATGATGATAAGACACCGGTCAGGCAGCAGGAAACAATGGACTATGTTCAGCTTCGCCAAGAACTGAAACGGCGCCTGGGCGAAAAGAG ATATATCCTCTTGATTGATGACATTTGGTCTGCCAATACATGGTTGGATGTCGTCATACCGTTTTTGCCGGATGAAGCTAATAACAACAGCAGAATAATAGTGACTACAAGATTTCATGCTGTTGGTTCCACATGCTCCCGTGGACATAAAAATGTTGAGGCCACATCCTCCCCTAGACCTGGAAATAATCGTGTGCATAAAAATGTTGAGGCCACATCCTCCCCTAGACCTGGAAATGATCGTGTGCATAAAAATGTTGAGGCCACATCCTCCCCTAGACCTGGAAATGATCGTGTGCATAAAAATGTTGAGGCCACATCCTCCCCTAGACCTGGAAATAATCGTGTGCATACTGTTGATTTTCTCAGCGATGACGAGTCCCAAAACTTATTTAATGCAAGCATTCCTGATTCAATGAAAAGTGCAGATAGAGACAAGGAGTTATCGAGCATATGTGGGGGATTACCTTTGGCCATTGTCACCATGGCTGGTCTTGTCGCCTGCAACCCAAACAAGACCGACTGCGATTGGAGTAAACTTTGCAAATCATTATTTCCAGATCCAGTAACTACTCTTAACCTGGATGGGGTTACGAGGATACTGGATTGTTGTTACAATGATTTGCCTGCAGATATCAAGACCTGCTTATTGTACTTGAGTATATTTCCAAAGGGTTGGAAAATTAGTAGGAAGCATTTGGCCCGGCGATGGATTGCTGAAGGTTTTGCTACTGAGAAGCAAGGGCTAACCGAGGAGGAAGTTGCAGAGTCATACTTTAATCAGCTCACAAGAAGGAACTTAATACGTCCTGTGGAGCATGGCAGCAATGGGAAGGTAAAAGCCTTTCAAGTTCATGACATGGTTCTTGAATACATCATGTCCAAGTCAATCGAAGAGAATTTTATTACTGTGGTTGGTGGACAGTGGCAGGTGACTGCACCAAGCAATAAAGTCCGTCGACTGTCGATGCAAAGCAGTGGATCCAAGAATGGAAATTCAACAAAAGGCCTGAACTTGGCTCAAGTGCGATCACTGACAGTGTTTGGGAACCTGAACCATGTGCCATTCCGTTCATTCAACTATGGGATAATACATGTGCTGGATCTTGAGGGTTGGAAGGGTTTGAAAGAGAGACATATGACAGAGATATGTCAAATGCTTGTACTCAAGTATTTGAGCATCCGGCGGACAGAAATTGCCAAAATTCCCTCCAAGATCGAGAAACTCGAGTATTTGGAAACTCTTGACATAAGGGAGACAGACGTCAAGGAGCTGCCTAAGTCTGTAGGCCAGCTAAAACGGATCCATAGTATACTTGGAGGGAACAAAAAAACACGGGAGGGGCTGAGCTTGcttcaagaaaaaggaaataagaCAATTAAAAACCCGTTGCCTCAAGGTAAAACAAAGGAGCCTGCAAAGAAAGGATTCTTGTCCCAAGAAAAAAGTAAAGGCATAATGAAGTCACTCCATGTGCTGTCAGGGATTGAGATCGATGAGAAATCAGCAGCTGTAGCTACAAGCCTTCATCAGTTGACAGGACTAAGGAAGCTTGCCATATACAAGCTCAACATAGAATGGGGAAGTGAAGTATTCCAAGAATTACGCTCCTCTATTGAGTACCTTGGCAGCTGCGGCCTGCAGACTCTGGCCATCAATGATGAGAATTCTAACTTTATCGACTCATTGGACGACATGTCCGCACCTCCAAGATATCTCATCGCCCTTGAGCTGTCCGGCATGTTGTACAGGCTACCCGAGTGGATCACCAGCATTACTACTCTCAACAAGTTAACCATATCTATAACAGTTCTTATGACTAAAACTTTGGAGATCCTCCGCAGTTTACCTTCATTGTTTTCCCTCACCTTCGCCTTTTCACTTAGTGCAGCGAAGCAGGATCTGGACAAAATAAAGGACATCCTTGAGAACAATAAATTGGCCACTGATGGGGAAATCGTCATTCCAGCTGAAGGATTCAAGAGTCTTAAGCTGCTTCGTTTCTTTGCACCTTTCGTGCCGAAGCTCAGCTTTTCGGACAAGAATGCAATGCCAGCACTCGAAATCATTGAAATGCGGTTTAAAGACTTCGAGGGTCTATTCGGCATCGAAATACTTGAAAATCTCCGTGGGGTGCATCTCAAAGTTAGCGATGGGGCAGAAGCAATAACCAATTTCCTAGCAAGTGATTTGAAGGATAATACTGAGAAACCAAAGGTATTTGTTGATGGCATCGTCACTGCATGA
- the LOC127754186 gene encoding disease resistance protein PIK5-NP-like, which produces MAVYSVATGALAPVLSKLSALLGDEHSERTRSDAMFIRCQLEAVHSLLLPRINLGMTGEDVDALCKDELMAAVRELSYDIDDAIDDFFLEGGDGSPFDDELKTRVDDVSKRFSDSRYWRPPVEQHQPSLTAATVDSPPPHARFVHNMMDVSELVEMEQHLKELIKLLEQGADTSTYASRWRTATPWHDKEQSIVVKVPEREWGGPNHPFRWARDSFERFRSGSLFGDTLQLDGEGANIRKLLSTLRNKAGHAQLVQVEDKGKKVEETTTMPCEFHEVKTVCILGLPGAGKTTLAKLLYSHHSTTEQQFQYRAFVSVSPGANLTETLTDIFLQVGADNDATPYCGTGTPHQQCLIDNISAYLIAKKYLIIIDDVWRWEEWEVIRKSIPKNDLGSRIIMTTRLNSIAEKCRNDDIDAFVYETEALDYLDAWLLCDRVARKSVTCMNINPCYYIVDMCYGMPLALICVSSALAEEIQALAGDDERQKWRALRLVEDGILDIPSLKPLAESLCRGYDHLPLYLRTLLLCCSVYHWLDGGIVERGRLVTRWIAEGFVSEEKEAEGYFDELVGRGWIKHREWNEYEIHPMMLAILRYKSKEYNVVTCLGMGSDTSTSASLSSYSSPTMAIRRLCLQRGYPMKCFTQSSPSMDVSHTRSLVILGDVTGVPFDMFKRLRVLDLEDNLDIEDSHLKKICEQLESLRLLKYLGLKGTRITKLPQEIQKLKHLEILYVGSTRIEELPQEIGELKHLRTLDVRNTCIRDLPSQIGELKHLRILDVRNTEVRELPWQAGQIWESLRVLTDDSEEGMQLPKGVPEDLIKGIPEADLAKCREVLSIPIVDRLVSPPVGIFKVIGLRKCIPEVFKDYFDVLSCLDIWLWKLEEEDHEFLANNMPNLQMLVLRFEAPQREPIIINNTGFRMLERFHVDSRVPRITFQEGAMPKLKHLEFKFYAGPPSNDPAVGITHLLSLQKVVFRCSKWYKSDNPGIKATIDVVKKEARQHPNQPISLLITEGDKEVPNEAHGSSENSACRRHWQQWAARPPHCSKLRHQLL; this is translated from the exons ATGGCCGTATACAGCGTCGCTACGGGGGCCTTGGCTCCCGTCCTATCGAAGCTGTCCGCTTTGCTGGGCGACGAACACTCGGAGAGGACCCGGAGCGACGCCATGTTCATCAGGTGCCAGCTGGAGGCCGTgcactctctcctcctcccgagGATTAATTTGGGAATGACGGGGGAGGATGTCGATGCTTTGTGCAAGGATGAGTTGATGGCGGCGGTGCGGGAGCTGTCCTACGACATCGACGACGCCATCGACGACTTCTTCTTGGAGGGCGGCGACGGTAGCCCTTTCGATGATGAGCTCAAGACAAGAGTTGACGATGTCTCCAAGCGGTTCTCCGACAGCCGGTACTGGAGGCCACCGGTGGAGCAACATCAACCATCCCTAACCGCGGCAACCGTAGACTCTCCACCTCCTCACGCTCGCTTCGTCCACAACATGATGGATGTGTCGGAGCTCGTGGAGATGGAACAACATTTGAAAGAGCTCATCAAATTGCTGGAACAAGGTGCGGACACAAGCACATATGCTTCCCGGTGGCGCACCGCAACACCATGGCATGATAAGGAG CAAAGTATTGTGGTCAAGGTGCCGGAGAGAGAGTGGGGCGGCCCGAACCATCCATTTAGATGGGCGCGTGATTCGTTTGAACGATTTCGTTCGGGAAGTTTGTTTGGAGATACGTTGCAGTTGGATGGTGAAGGCGCGAACATCCGCAAGCTCTTGTCCACCCTCCGGAATAAGGCGGGCCACGCCCAGTTGGTGCAGGTCGAGGATAAGGGAAAAAAGgtggaggagacgacgacgatgccctGTGAATTTCACGAGGTCAAAACAGTATGCATCCTTGGATTGCCTGGCGCAGGCAAAACAACTCTTGCAAAACTGCTGTACTCCCATCACTCAACGACAGAGCAGCAATTCCAATACCGGGCTTTCGTGTCAGTCTCTCCGGGTGCCAATCTCACCGAGACTCTTACTGATATTTTCTTGCAAGTAGGAGCAGATAATGATGCAACACCATATTGTGGGACCGGAACACCGCACCAACAGTGTCTCATTGACAACATATCAGCTTATCTCATCGCCAAAAA GTATCTTATTATAATTGATGACGTTTGGCGCTGGGAAGAGTGGGAAGTCATCAGAAAGTCCATTCCAAAGAATGATCTGGGTAGTAGAATAATCATGACTACTCGTCTTAATTCAATAGCTGAAAAGTGTCGCAATGATGACATTGATGCGTTTGTTTACGAAACTGAGGCTCTGGATTATCTGGATGCTTGGTTGTTGTGTGACAGGGTAGCAAGAAAGTCTGTCACGTGTATGAACATTAATCCATGCTATTATATCGTGGACATGTGCTATGGTATGCCGTTAGCACTAATTTGTGTGTCGTCAGCATTGGCAGAAGAGATACAAGCTTTAGCTGGTGATGATGAACGGCAAAAATGGAGGGCTCTTAGACTGGTAGAGGATGGTATTTTGGACATCCCATCCTTGAAGCCGTTGGCAGAGAGTTTATGCCGTGGTTACGACCATCTTCCTCTCTATCTGAGGACTTTGTTGTTATGCTGTAGTGTGTACCATTGGCTTGATGGTGGGATTGTTGAAAGGGGCCGTTTGGTCACAAGGTGGATTGCTGAAGGATTTGTTTCAGAAGAGAAAGAAGCAGAAGGTTACTTTGATGAGCTTGTCGGCAGAGGATGGATTAAGCATAGAGAGTGGAACGAGTATGAGATCCACCCTATGATGCTGGCCATCCTTAGATACAAGTCGAAGGAGTACAATGTTGTAACATGTTTGGGTATGGGGTCTGATACTAGTACTAGTGCATCTCTATCATCCTACTCCTCTCCAACAATGGCGATTCGCCGGCTTTGTCTTCAAAGAGGGTACCCAATGAAATGCTTCACACAATCCTCTCCAAGTATGGATGTGTCACACACTCGGAGCCTCGTCATCCTTGGTGACGTGACAGGAGTCCCCTTTGATATGTTTAAAAGATTGCGAGTGTTGGACCTTGAAGACAATCTCGATATAGAGGACTCTCACCTAAAGAAGATATGTGAGCAGCTAGAGAGCCTCAGGCTGCTCAAGTACCTAGGTCTCAAGGGTACGCGGATCACTAAGCTCCCACAGGAGATACAGAAGCTGAAGCATCTGGAGATTTTGTACGTGGGCAGCACTCGTATCGAAGAGCTCCCGCAGGAGATCGGGGAGCTCAAGCATCTGCGGACTCTGGACGTGAGGAACACGTGTATCAGAGATCTGCCATCGCAGATTGGGGAATTGAAACATCTACGGATTCTAGACGTGAGGAACACGGAGGTGAGAGAGCTGCCATGGCAAGCGGGGCAGATTTGGGAATCGCTGCGCGTGCTTACAGATGACAGTGAAGAGGGCATGCAGCTGCCCAAAGGCGTACCCGAAGATCTAATCAAGGGTATTCCCGAGGCTGACCTCGCAAAGTGCAGGGAGGTCTTGTCTATCCCGATTGTCGATCGTTTAGTATCTCCCCCTGTTGGCATATTCAAGGTTATTGGCTTGCGCAAGTGTATCCCGGAGGTGTTCAAAGATTATTTCGATGTTCTTTCTTGCCTAGACATCTGGCTGTGGAAGCTAGAGGAGGAAGACCACGAGTTTCTAGCCAACAATATGCCTAACCTCCAGATGCTTGTGCTGAGGTTCGAGGCCCCACAAAGAGAGCCCATCATCATTAACAACACAGGCTTCCGGATGCTGGAGAGATTCCATGTCGACAGCCGGGTACCACGGATAACCTTCCAGGAAGGAGCCATGCCCAAGCTCAAGCATCTCGAGTTCAAGTTCTACGCAGGCCCGCCCAGCAATGATCCAGCTGTGGGCATCACCCACCTGCTCAGCCTCCAAAAGGTGGTCTTCCGCTGCTCCAAATGGTACAAGAGCGACAACCCCGGCATCAAGGCCACCATTGACGTCGTGAAGAAAGAAGCAAGGCAGCATCCCAACCAGCCGATCAGCCTTCTCATCACTGAGGGCGATAAGGAGGTACCGAATGAGGCACACGGGAGCAGCGAAAACAGTGCATGCCGTCGTCACTGGCAGCAGTGGGCCGCTCGTCCTCCACACTGCTCCAAACTACGCCATCAGTTGCTCTAG